The Tenebrio molitor chromosome 2, icTenMoli1.1, whole genome shotgun sequence DNA segment ctttctttttctGCTTTAACgccatttcttcttcttttttctgTTGTTTCATCAACTTAAATTCTTCCTCgcgttttttcattttttcgataatgtttacattattttcattcttgatcaaattattattttttgtaagaaatttATGCAACGACTCTTGCCGCGTTTTTTTGCCGTTGACCACTTTTTCAAATCTTTTTGATGAATCAAATTCTGGCGCTGGTCCATCAAATATTTTgtcaaatgttattttattcaaattgaaGGCTTCGACTGCTGAAGACTTTATAACAAATATACCCCTGCCATCTGGTTCAACATACTGTTTCAGAaataatttgcatttttctcGTGAAAATAACCCTTTTTTCCTTCGCATCTGATTACAATCCACTATCATAATTTCACTAATATCTTTATCATCTGCATCCAAGTGTTCAATTTCATACTTGTAGAGAGAAGCTGATGGGAATGAATGACGCTCTTCAGCACTGCTAACAACAGcaatcaattaatttcattacttaaaattaatataaatgtgTACCCATTTTTTGGTGAAGTTTTAATTTGATCTTCAGATGGAGCTATGACCTGAAGGACATGCGAATCCTTCCATTTTGTTCCGGTAAACGACGTTTCTATGTTTTCGCCAATAAAAAACCTTTCCCTTGCAAATGTAAACACGTCGTCGGCCATATCTCCAAAAGCTGTTCGTTTTGTCTTATAGGCCAAGTAAAGAATGGGAGTTTTGAGTTCCGCCGGAAACTCTTTGAGGCTATTTCTCGCATTCTCTTCGCTTTCCAACGCTTCAGTGTAGGTGAGATTTGCTTTCCCCGTTAACGAACACGTCCACACCATGGAGTTGCAGAGGAACATTCTTTCAGAGAAGTCTCTGTAAATTGTTGGCATGTCATTTgaaacataaacataaccttaaaCGGCGCAGGattgcaaaaaatgttgaaattacaATCTGCGTGGTTTTTGAGGTCGATGGCGTAGGTACAGTGGACCGTTAGGTCATGGATGAAGCGTTTGAGAGAACGTTTCAAGTTGTCAGACAAACTCAACTACAAACTTACTCATAATCtcgaaaaatttcatttgtaaCAGCGCAATAGAAAACTTCGTCGTCATCGCGGAGATTCTCCGGCGTTGGCGTTTTTTCGAACGGCTTTTTCTTCAAAAGAGGCATCTTTTCCTAACGAATGCTGATTTGGAGGGAAAATTTCCAACTGTTTACTACatgtaattaaaattgttttacaacTTAACCGACACTAAACCTTGCACGATTCAACTGTTAATCAGACGTAATTGCGCGAAATCCAATTCAATTCGAAATAAACCGGTAACTGCACGATAAAAGTACGTTGTTCTTGATGTTCAACATGACAAACAGACAAACGTTTTCGGCTTCCACATTCAATCAACGGCACTGAGCATGCGCGCAACGCAGGTGATTGTTGAATAAAGGCCTGCGCACACACACACCGGACCTTTAAAAAATCAGCGGCTACAAAAATGTTCAATCGATTTATTCAAGCCATTCggtaaaataattacaaatttttggattaaTCGATCCGGTATCGGCACATCTATTAGCTATTGGACAAATGCCGCACGTCGTTTTCACAAGTCCAGGGGTAGACATGAATTTGTTGACGGCCCTGTACAAATATGAACCATTCGTGGCAACAATCCGCTCAGCGTTATTATCCAATACAACTGTGTACAAGATGCTTTCAATGTCATCCACTGACAACGATATCTTGCTGATGCCCAATTCAGATATAAATTTGTGGACATCATTGGCTGTTGCGTAACTCCTGTTACGAGCTAATAAAGGGCCACCTCCCATGTTTTCTGCTTCTTCActcttttgttttaaatatctGTAACACTGTTGACTCAAAACATCTACAAATTCAGACTCAAAGTCTTGGTCCTGGTACCAAGCACCTCCAGTTACTGAGCTGTCTGCTTCCAAATCGTACAACATGTAGACTTTCTTTTTGCTAGCCTGCAAGACACATTAAATAATGCACGTTCTTacacttatttacataatagtACCGAAACAGATTTAACagctttaataatttttttagtttccAAACTCtttaaaactttatttagttgggtcatgtttaaatttgatttgaaTCTAATATCCCTTATCCAAATTCCTTTATTTCCAGCTTCTTCAATAATCTTAAATACAACTTTTTCTTCATTATCTGCACCCCTTACTACACTCTTCTTAGAAGAATCTTTATACTTATACAAAAGCTTGTCTttagttttaaataattccaGTGAcctataataaatttattgagtAACATTATACTGGCGCATTTCAATCTTATCATACCCATTCTTCAGGCATTTATTGATTATTACAGCTAATTCTTCGAGAGGTAAATTCGgaatacattgtttaatattttcatttgaaattccttcaGGTCTACTCTTGGCTAACTCGAGTAAACGGTCCTCATTGGTGATTTCTTCATTACCGGAACTTGTTGCTTCggtcattttcttatttattttattccaaaCATAAGAACCTAATCTACAAtttcatttacattaaaaaaggtTATGTTTACAAAACCGGTCCATAGAAATAGAAAGTAAACAAGCTATAATTTGACCATGGATCTGAATCTATGAAGCGAAGGCCACATATCTATTGTTGTCGGATAAAAAGGTTATGTCTGTGGTTATGACTTCTACTTACACAAAAAagttataatattttttcggaATTCGCcgcacatttaaaaaaaatgatgaatggATTTAACTTAATAAATGGATTCAACAggttgataataatttgatAATAGTAGATAGAtgaatgtttattattttaggtTAACTGTACAagcttttcaaaaaaatataaggcGTGATATTGccacaaatatatttttgaattttaagacAACACCATGTTTACTGTAAGTACGCAGAAacgaaattatttgaaaaatattgaacaTTGGTGTTGATAGGGCGGAACCattaaagaaaaagaagaaggtAGATCCTGCTGTTCTGAAGGCTAGAGAAGATcgaaaaaagaagaaactgGAGAAGCAAATAAGACGTCTGGAAAAAAATGCTCGTCAAGTAAAGCCTCTGGAGGAATGTGAAATACCTCTCAGCCTTTTAGatgaaaaaaagtaattttttttaaattaatttaatgaaactAAAGTATAGTGCCTCATCAAGATTTTTATGAATATGAGTGACTCCAAAGTAAAGGTCAATTTaatcaacaataaaaatt contains these protein-coding regions:
- the Polr3F gene encoding DNA-directed RNA polymerase III subunit RPC6, whose translation is MTEATSSGNEEITNEDRLLELAKSRPEGISNENIKQCIPNLPLEELAVIINKCLKNGSLELFKTKDKLLYKYKDSSKKSVVRGADNEEKVVFKIIEEAGNKGIWIRDIRFKSNLNMTQLNKVLKSLETKKIIKAVKSVSASKKKVYMLYDLEADSSVTGGAWYQDQDFESEFVDVLSQQCYRYLKQKSEEAENMGGGPLLARNRSYATANDVHKFISELGISKISLSVDDIESILYTVVLDNNAERIVATNGSYLYRAVNKFMSTPGLVKTTCGICPIANRCADTGSINPKICNYFTEWLE